A region of Onychomys torridus chromosome 10, mOncTor1.1, whole genome shotgun sequence DNA encodes the following proteins:
- the Dcaf16 gene encoding LOW QUALITY PROTEIN: DDB1- and CUL4-associated factor 16 (The sequence of the model RefSeq protein was modified relative to this genomic sequence to represent the inferred CDS: inserted 4 bases in 3 codons; substituted 1 base at 1 genomic stop codon), giving the protein MGPKISSPDHLTESESEEEXEXWDFSEGDPMMPNLTPLESLSCQVKDLLKYSKTXKPLDLNSWLCHAELLEQNNPVHKPQGKGLRLSHCVPKQEPVPEWXCRVLPFQKPLKSPSQLSRHHATGILQFATKQLMRTLSRAISKHGYVNHFPDSDISSCPCDCLTKGVKETACTEFFYTIPYY; this is encoded by the exons ATGGGTCCCAAAATTTCATCTCCTGATCACTTAACAGAGTCAGAAagtgaggaaga agaatgatggGATTTCTCTGAAGGAGACCCCATGATGCCCAACCTAACACCTCTTGAGAGTCTTTCCTGCCAGGTTaaagaccttttaaaatattctaaaa tgAAACCTTTAGATCTCAACTCTTGGTTGTGCCATGCTGAACTCTTAGAACAAAACAATCCAGTCCACAAACCTCAAGGGAAAGGTCTAAGACTCTCCCATTGTGTCCCCAAACAAGAACCAGTTCCTGAAT CCTGTAGGGTCCTACCTTTTCAAAAGCCCCTTAAAAGTCCCAGCCAGCTCTCTAGACATCATGCTACAGGAATACTACAGTTTGCTACCAAACAGCTAATGAGAACATTGAGTAGAGCCATTTCTAAACATGGATATGTAAATCATTTCCCTGACTCTGACATTTCTTCTTGTCCCTGTGACTGCCTGACAAAGGGAGTTAAAGAAACAGCCTGCACTGAATTTTTTTACACTATTCCCTACTACTGA